The DNA window CTACTTACTGTCACACCAGGGTGAAACATGACTTCTTTTATTACAATTGCGATTAGCTGTTTCCAGATATTTTGTCTAAGTAAACCGTCCGAGTCAATCCACAATCTAGAATAGGCTTTTCCAAGTGGTACTGGTACATTTTTACTAGACGCAAACAAACTTTTGTCTCCAATATTTCCAGAAACTATCAATGGAGGCGTTAAtgtatcaatttcaaaatgtcTAGTCGTATAGTTGAACGGTTCTATATCTCTTGGCATCGGAATTATATCAAGCCTTATCTTTCTATTAACAATAAGGTCAATCAATAGGCAAGCTGCAATATCAGATATTTCTTGGTGAATGACAATACCATTACCAGCAGTCAAAAATTCTTCGAATTTGGTCGTGTAGGTGGCAGAGTTTAGGAAAGATTGGTATGAGCCCCTTAATtctaaatattcttttacGATGCTTGTCGCTGCTAATTTAGAGCCACGCAGGTAAACTTGCTTCTCTTTCGCCATatccattattattttatccAGTTCTTCTTTCGGAacttcattcaataaactgatttcatcttttcCAGTTTCTACTTTATCTATGAGAATAGATCTTATAGCAGATCTGATTTGGCCTTCTGTGAACTTATCTGAAATGTCCTCgtctatttttttctctaattCATACGTATACGTTTGCTTTAAAGAGGAAGTTTCTCTTTGAATCATAGAAGACATAACTAGCCCAGTTTGTAAAGCACGTGAGCTAGTATCTTTGACAAAagtatttcttttcctGTTTTCTTCATAATTCTGATATAAAAGGACCGGTTTAtcatttcttcctttttcaTAATCAACCCACAAGTTGATTAATACAGGTAAATCTAGGTTCTCTGCCTGCTCCAATgtaactttttcattttttatcCCAAGAACCAAAATCTTTTTCCATTTATCAACATAAGCTTTCCAACCAGCATGGCCCATTTTCACTCTACGTTTAGTCCATTGCTTCTTCAAGTTATCTAACGCATTTTTTGGGAAAAGCTGCGAAATTTTACTCCATTGAATTTCATTGGTAATACTTTTTGTGATGACAACAGACATTATCAAGGCCTCAATACCTGATTTTTTAGCTACATGGAAAACCATTCTTGCTTTACTGACTTTCTCCTTATTTGCTGCAAGTGTTTCTTCTACATTAGCATCGTGAATAGAAGAGAAGAGGgcttctttttcctttttcttggACCCCACTTTtggtatttttttcttgccaGCTGTGGACCCCTCATCGGATACAGTTGCTTTCTTTCTTGTCTTGTTTTGGTACTTACGAACTCTCTCGGCTGACTTAGTACCTCTGTTGAATTTATCTTTGGCCGTTTGGTCAAAAAAGTAGATATCTGTGTTATGAGTAACATCACTAAACTtggttttctttttgtCCTTCTCTTTTGTCAAATACCTTATTATGTCATCCTCGGTAAGGTTGGGCAAATATAGtaaccttcttcttcctttaGGCTCGTAGCGTATATTCAACTTTTGACTTTTTATCATTAACTCAATATCGCCATTCACCGTTTTCTTGTCAAGCAAAGTActtgatttcatcaatcTCGAAACCTCATCGAGAAATTGTTCTcgtaaaaataatataccTCCTGCACTTTTCAACACTTCCAAAATGGTTTTCTGTCTCTGTAGCGACCTTAATGAAGCTGCAGTGAACCCATCAATATTAACAGCAGATTTATCTTGAAGACTAACCTTAGGTGCCGTCAATGTAACAAGGGGAGTGCCAGTAGTGCCTTGTTCAGAAGAGGATGCTGTTGACGCTTCATTCATTGCAGGGGCGGCCACTTCCAGTTTCCTCTTCTTGGCTTttctttcctcttcttGTTGTTCTTCTAAACGCTTCCTTTCCTGTTTGGTTAACTTTTTTATGGCATTCGTTTTCAGTGTACCAATATCCTCTCCATTCCAAAAGAAAACCTCATTGTTGTTAGAATCAATACCAAACCTTAAGGTCGTATTTAAAGGCATGTAATTCCCCTTATTCAATGAGATGATATCGGCCGTTTGTGATTTTAGTCCTGAAAAGCCATCATAGTGGAAAGGGCTGGTAGGATTAgtcatttcattaaaatattgttcTGTGAATAGcctgaagaatttttttttaccttCAAAGTCATAAATTTTGGTTAAATTGTAATCGCTTGATTGACCAGTTTGTTTTTTTCCACTACTTCCAATGTAAAATTCACTGATTTTGGTAAAAGCCCTTTTGTAATCAGTTCCCACCAATGTTTTGATCGTATCCATTGTGGACAACCCCGTTTGGcctttcttttcaacaaGATCGAAGGTTTGATTTTGTAATGGGTAAAATCTATTCAATGTGACAGTTTCCTTTTCTATAGCAGGTTGCTCTTCCATAATGAAACCATTTTGACTTTGTAACAGGCCAGTAGCATTGAAGCTGTCAAGTCCCTCAAGCATTTCCTCCTCTTCTAAATTGAGTTTATTAGCTCCATTGTTATCTTCTCCATCTTCGGAGCTTGAGGACTCATAACCATCATATGAATTATTGTTGCTATTCTCTGGTACGTAATCGCGTAGATATTTAACACACCTTATCTTGATTCGTGGGTTATTAGGAGAGACAACATAAACCTTCTTCAGGTAGCCCTTCTCGTCTAGAAAACTGATTGCCGCAATGAACGCCTTTGACAGTCTTTTTTCCTTATCAAAGTTTAACTCTCGCTTAAGATCAGTCGTTTGTCTTATACCATTTTTAGAGTTCTTAACAATCTCTACTATTTTACTGAATTGTTCACGCATATTGACATATGGCTTGTCGACTGGAGGGCTTTTTAGATTCGCAAACTTCTTTAACGTAATATGTTTCACCAAATGGCCCTTATAGACAATTTGACGATCACTGATAAGATGgcttattttcttgatacGGCCAGTTATACTTCTTGAGTCCTGTTTCGTAATAGAAGTCAATTCCATGGTGTTtattccattttctttggaCTTGGCTATCTCTAAAAGAAGTTCAAAGGGCATATTACCTATGCTAGACTCTTTTTTACTATATCCAGTCAATATTATCCACAGTTTATCTTCACTAATTGACACACTAATAGACCcttcattttccaatattttttcaaaatcgaTTCCATTCTTTGCTAGTATCTTCTCATTTTCATGTATCAAAACATCACTATTTGACGATAAGCAGGAGAAAATAAAgtttttaattgatttattattatcctCATTGATTACcatgaaatttttagatATGTTCCATAACTGTGAAAGTTTGATCTTACCTTTATTATATGCTATCTCCTCGCATAACTTATCAACCAGTTCGTCAGGGAATGGCAGAACCGTAGACATGTTTTCAGTTAATTGGCcctttttttctttgcttgTTTATATACTTTTGTTTATATCTAAAATTCCTTAAatcacttttttttgaaaagttctCCGtatattggaaaaatgcGTACCTTTCGATATATCAACAACTATTTAAACCAAGAGTCACtgaaagatgaagaaatggCGTATTCTTCTGTCTTTGTAATGACTATTATCTTGATAACGTATTATTCTTGAAATGAGGATATGTAAGagataaaatattatatgcTATATGTGTATCGGAGCGAGAAATCAGTAATTTCTGGCGTTCAGTTCGTTCCCATCTTCATCGTAGAACCTTTCTTCATCCAGCATCAAGTCGTTAGAATGAGCTGCTGGGCTTGTACTACCGTTTAGTTTCTCTGTAGGCCTTCTACTGACGTCCCCAGTATTTGAATCAGCCatgaattcttcatctgatGAAGTGGCAGTGCCTAGCGGTAGGTTAGAATCGTACTCTTCGTCACCCATATCTTTACCACTAAGATAGTTCCAGAGcctattgattttattggCACGGTATGCAGTGACAACATTACCATTTGAATCGATGAAATCCGTTCTCTTTGATCTGATAAAGAACATGTAGAAAATAGCAAGACAGGCGATTATCAATGGAACACCAATACCAACTACACAGccaatgatgatatttttgcttttttttgatagGCCATGTGTCTTCTTTGAGCTTGCGGTAGTAGTTGGAGAATACGTTATTGTAGTGTAACGATCTGAAACGACAGTCTTCCCTTGAACCACAGTGGTTACTAGAGCAAAGGCTACAGAGTCAGAGGATGGCGATGATGTTATTGTACTCGAATATGAACTGGAAGTTGAAGTGGACGATGATGTAGAAGATACGGAAGATATATGCCttgatgaagaggaagatgataatgagTTTAATCTAGTGGAAGATGCTTGTGTGGTGGTATTCGAAGATGTAGCATACAGTATATTTTCAGACTTTGATGTAGAAGATTCTTGTtctgaagaggaagaggatGGAATATATGATGATGTAGATGATTCTGGAAATAAAGAACTCGATGGTAAAGTTGACGTAGAAAGAGAACTTCGTGAGACGTAGGTGGAGTTATTGAGCAACGATTGTGATGAAGCTGTTTGGACAGCTAATAACAGGAATGCTAATGATGTGAACTTGCATTTGACCAAAGCCTGTAACATGTGTGTAAAAGATTGATGTATTAGTGGAAAtaggaaaagaaacaacGAATGTACGTGGATGAGCTCTAttagattttgatttgcTTTTTTGTTGTACACtagttttcttttaaatagatgagaaaaaagagaaaaaaactATTAAAACTCTTTTAAATCTTCTATTAGCCAAATATATCTTATGTATGATATGTGTCGAAATATgaataaaaagaatgaGACAAAAGTCAAAGTGAAACTAAGAACCAGCCAGTGAGAGAGAAGAGGACAAAGAtagtgaagaaaaatgggCTTAACTAATctgaatcaaatttttttcctctttcaTTTTGCTCGAAACcatattaataaaatttctcgaTGGACAAGTTATTTTTAGCGAGAGCCAACCGGTTCGTGGGTAAATCCGCATATGAAGCATTGCGAGAGGCTCGTCCGGCGCGGGATCCCCGGACCCGCTACGTCGAATTCTGTGcaagaaacagaaaaaaaactcAGTTCCGTTCGAAGCAATGCATCTAACGCgtttcaattattttaattactaaatatttatatttatacaTATCTGTCTGGATGGGATGAGGTCGGGGAGATGGGACACATGACAGTCAGGTCAGATCAGATCATTTTTTACCcttcttcttattcttcttgttctttttctttttgataCGGTGGCTGCTTTGTTAGTCGTTGTGgattcttgttcttctgGAGCATTGTCTGTTTCTTCTGTGGAGAGACCTTCAGTTTGGTCTGCAGAAAGAGTGTCCATGTTTTGCTCGGTAGTGTTAGGCCCAGCATCGTCACTTATGCTATTTGCTTCAATCTGTTGCTCCATGTTCTCtccaatttcttcattatgCATGACAGACTTTTCTTGTGCTTCTTCATTTATCTCTTCTCTTTCTGTGTTTGGTAGTTCAGCATCGGAACCTGTAGTCCCGTTCTCTATAACATCCCCATTAGATGTCTCATCGACCGGAACGGAGGGTTCTTCAGCTTTTTCAGCTAGTTGGGGGTTCTCAGCCTCGATATTGACTTCTGCTGCTCCGGTGAGTGATTCAAGGTCGTTAGCATCTTGTTGTGATGCTTCATTCTCTTCGACAGTGAgattctcttctttttttgtcgcatcttcttcaacatTAGAAGGTGATTCTTCTCTAACTTCGGGCAGCTGTTCCTCTAAGGCCTCATGTTCCTCTAAGGCCTCATGTTCTTCTTCGAGTTGTTCTTCTGATTGCTCTTCGAGTAATTCTTCAGTTTGTGCTTCAGCTTCTCCTTCTGTTTGTTTTTCTGCTTGCGCTTCAGATTGCAGTTctgttttttcttctggAAGCTCTTCTGCTTGTTCTTCAGTAAGATCTTCTGCTTGTTCTTCAGGGAGCTCTTCTGCTTGTTCTTCTGATTGTGCTGCAGGTAGTCCTTCTGCTTCTTTTGGAACTAGTTCTTGTTCCTTAGGGAAAGTAtaagatttcaaaatactCTTGTCTGCATCGAGATAAAATCCTCTAACTCCTACAATTCTTTTCTCCACAGCACATGCTCTTATCCACTCCGGTCTAACAATAGGTATATTGCTGTTT is part of the Kazachstania africana CBS 2517 chromosome 1, complete genome genome and encodes:
- the TFC3 gene encoding transcription factor TFIIIC subunit TFC3 (similar to Saccharomyces cerevisiae TFC3 (YAL001C); ancestral locus Anc_4.128); the protein is MSTVLPFPDELVDKLCEEIAYNKGKIKLSQLWNISKNFMVINEDNNKSIKNFIFSCLSSNSDVLIHENEKILAKNGIDFEKILENEGSISVSISEDKLWIILTGYSKKESSIGNMPFELLLEIAKSKENGINTMELTSITKQDSRSITGRIKKISHLISDRQIVYKGHLVKHITLKKFANLKSPPVDKPYVNMREQFSKIVEIVKNSKNGIRQTTDLKRELNFDKEKRLSKAFIAAISFLDEKGYLKKVYVVSPNNPRIKIRCVKYLRDYVPENSNNNSYDGYESSSSEDGEDNNGANKLNLEEEEMLEGLDSFNATGLLQSQNGFIMEEQPAIEKETVTLNRFYPLQNQTFDLVEKKGQTGLSTMDTIKTLVGTDYKRAFTKISEFYIGSSGKKQTGQSSDYNLTKIYDFEGKKKFFRLFTEQYFNEMTNPTSPFHYDGFSGLKSQTADIISLNKGNYMPLNTTLRFGIDSNNNEVFFWNGEDIGTLKTNAIKKLTKQERKRLEEQQEEERKAKKRKLEVAAPAMNEASTASSSEQGTTGTPLVTLTAPKVSLQDKSAVNIDGFTAASLRSLQRQKTILEVLKSAGGILFLREQFLDEVSRLMKSSTLLDKKTVNGDIELMIKSQKLNIRYEPKGRRRLLYLPNLTEDDIIRYLTKEKDKKKTKFSDVTHNTDIYFFDQTAKDKFNRGTKSAERVRKYQNKTRKKATVSDEGSTAGKKKIPKVGSKKKEKEALFSSIHDANVEETLAANKEKVSKARMVFHVAKKSGIEALIMSVVITKSITNEIQWSKISQLFPKNALDNLKKQWTKRRVKMGHAGWKAYVDKWKKILVLGIKNEKVTLEQAENLDLPVLINLWVDYEKGRNDKPVLLYQNYEENRKRNTFVKDTSSRALQTGLVMSSMIQRETSSLKQTYTYELEKKIDEDISDKFTEGQIRSAIRSILIDKVETGKDEISLLNEVPKEELDKIIMDMAKEKQVYLRGSKLAATSIVKEYLELRGSYQSFLNSATYTTKFEEFLTAGNGIVIHQEISDIAACLLIDLIVNRKIRLDIIPMPRDIEPFNYTTRHFEIDTLTPPLIVSGNIGDKSLFASSKNVPVPLGKAYSRLWIDSDGLLRQNIWKQLIAIVIKEVMFHPGVTVSRLEQLSHNMISEIELDEICQWLVKKDMLYELPFKGYCVNHQWYRILV
- the CHS5 gene encoding Chs5p (similar to Saccharomyces cerevisiae CHS5 (YLR330W); ancestral locus Anc_4.156), with the protein product MSEVEVLLTVGKLDASLALLTTKDHHVIEFPTMLLPDDVKAGSIVKMHVEQNLDEEARQRKKFHEIQETILNKYGLHKPLPPISKVMNVTQTSCVLSWEPLSLGSAKLKSLILYRQGVRSMVVPNPFKVTATKISGLSVDTEYEFQLKLVTTSGQFWSEKIKLHTHKMTDMSGITVCLGSLDPMLNISEEQIEKCLQVIGAKPLQKHVSIDTTHFICNDEEEEDAELIRAKNSNIPIVRPEWIRACAVEKRIVGVRGFYLDADKSILKSYTFPKEQELVPKEAEGLPAAQSEEQAEELPEEQAEDLTEEQAEELPEEKTELQSEAQAEKQTEGEAEAQTEELLEEQSEEQLEEEHEALEEHEALEEQLPEVREESPSNVEEDATKKEENLTVEENEASQQDANDLESLTGAAEVNIEAENPQLAEKAEEPSVPVDETSNGDVIENGTTGSDAELPNTEREEINEEAQEKSVMHNEEIGENMEQQIEANSISDDAGPNTTEQNMDTLSADQTEGLSTEETDNAPEEQESTTTNKAATVSKRKRTRRIRRRVKNDLI
- the MID2 gene encoding Mid2p (similar to Saccharomyces cerevisiae MTL1 (YGR023W) and MID2 (YLR332W); ancestral locus Anc_4.159); amino-acid sequence: MLQALVKCKFTSLAFLLLAVQTASSQSLLNNSTYVSRSSLSTSTLPSSSLFPESSTSSYIPSSSSSEQESSTSKSENILYATSSNTTTQASSTRLNSLSSSSSSRHISSVSSTSSSTSTSSSYSSTITSSPSSDSVAFALVTTVVQGKTVVSDRYTTITYSPTTTASSKKTHGLSKKSKNIIIGCVVGIGVPLIIACLAIFYMFFIRSKRTDFIDSNGNVVTAYRANKINRLWNYLSGKDMGDEEYDSNLPLGTATSSDEEFMADSNTGDVSRRPTEKLNGSTSPAAHSNDLMLDEERFYDEDGNELNARNY